The following coding sequences are from one Natrarchaeobaculum sulfurireducens window:
- a CDS encoding TraB domain-containing protein, translating to MSDTGSITFVPSVHFSPVHRRRVRSTIREEDPDVVAVELDEYRYDRLERNTDTDALDFARELPPPIAVTYQLLRAVQRTVVRLYGLDPQTTDMEVAIETAAELDREVALIDEPIAETVDALVDSVGIDTFPKMLLRTQQLGPQAQAQALEMTTLPFRDVRHGDDVQPAIDQLRLLVPEVSEVLIDRRDRAMAERLHALRADGNDVVVVIGAGHHNGIRGHLERLEDRDDSTAVAIPRRRPRRSVTRIPIE from the coding sequence ATGTCAGATACGGGCTCCATCACGTTCGTCCCCAGCGTCCACTTCTCCCCCGTCCACCGCCGCCGCGTCCGATCGACGATTCGGGAGGAAGACCCCGACGTCGTCGCCGTCGAACTCGACGAGTACCGGTACGATCGCCTCGAGCGCAACACTGATACCGACGCGCTGGATTTCGCCCGCGAACTGCCGCCCCCGATCGCGGTGACCTACCAGCTGTTGCGAGCCGTCCAGCGAACCGTCGTTCGGCTGTACGGACTCGACCCGCAGACGACCGACATGGAGGTCGCGATCGAGACGGCCGCCGAGCTCGATCGCGAGGTGGCGCTGATCGACGAACCGATCGCAGAGACCGTCGACGCGCTCGTCGACAGCGTCGGGATCGACACGTTCCCGAAGATGTTGTTGCGGACCCAGCAGCTGGGGCCGCAGGCACAGGCGCAAGCGCTCGAGATGACGACGCTCCCGTTCAGGGACGTCCGCCACGGCGACGACGTCCAGCCCGCGATCGATCAGCTTCGGTTGCTGGTACCCGAGGTGAGCGAGGTGCTCATCGACCGGCGGGACCGCGCCATGGCTGAGCGACTCCACGCGCTTCGAGCGGACGGCAACGACGTCGTCGTCGTCATCGGTGCCGGCCACCACAACGGCATCCGCGGTCACCTAGAGCGCCTGGAGGACCGAGACGACAGCACAGCAGTCGCGATTCCACGACGCCGTCCCCGGCGGTCGGTCACCCGAATCCCCATCGAGTAG
- the folP gene encoding dihydropteroate synthase, with amino-acid sequence MEYHEAADFLFGLRRFRPKPGTESTARLLASLEDPHDSIDCVQIAGSNGKGSTARMLERTLREAGYSVGLYTSPHLEDLRERVRVDGRKIPRSAVAEYVDTVRDHVTQRGADGDSPTFFETMTAMALWYFGREDVDVAVLEVGIGGRYDATSVVDPVASAVTSVTLEHTGIIGDTEAEIARDKAHVAPDDAPLVTAVSGDPLEAIREVAGEVVTVGDGTGDGPAPDVAVTYGGLANHAEAAVSIDAAEWGVDTHVPLPGDHQATNAGIAAALARQVTAVDEDDLARGLRAAHWPGRFEVMDTDPLVVLDGAHNPGACETLAETLSAYAYDDLHVVFGAMHDKDHREMATALPDPETVVATEPSLERAEARSVLATVFEDAGVPTVESVASVQDALSIALEYAGADDCVVVTGSLFAVAEARSRWTRADVPKRISNLEDAREILAAANVPERGVGRFDGDAVHRVVRTNLRVSQAEDLKDELLRLGGECAIATDRSGDERVDAVLMGTHSQFDRLTKTLADCAYGLETVATELRQTLDLDDASEDTTSDVGHAGDHGVGADDEGTASEYPWHAHTAVMGILNVTPDSFHDGGEYDAVEDAVARAEAMVDAGADVIDVGGESTRPGADPVPVQAEIDRVVPVIERITDLEAAISVDTRKAAVADAALEAGADLVNDVSGLEDPEMRFVVADHDAGLVVMHSIDAPVVPDREVDYDDVVEDVIDQLAERVLLAEKAGIDRERIVIDPGIGFGKSAGESFELLGRIDEFAALDCPVLVGHSHKSMFAHVGRDADERLEATVAASAIAADRGADVIRVHDVAENVAAVRTALAARDPDRFEW; translated from the coding sequence ATGGAGTATCACGAGGCGGCGGACTTCCTCTTCGGTCTGCGGCGATTTCGCCCGAAGCCGGGGACGGAGTCGACGGCACGATTGCTCGCCTCCCTCGAGGACCCGCACGATAGCATCGACTGCGTCCAGATCGCCGGCTCGAACGGGAAGGGAAGTACCGCTCGCATGCTCGAGCGCACGCTTCGGGAGGCCGGCTACTCGGTGGGGCTGTACACCTCGCCCCATCTCGAGGACCTTCGCGAGCGAGTTCGCGTCGACGGCCGGAAGATCCCGCGCTCGGCAGTCGCCGAGTACGTCGACACCGTTCGTGATCACGTCACGCAACGCGGTGCCGACGGCGACTCGCCGACGTTCTTCGAGACGATGACCGCCATGGCGCTGTGGTATTTCGGCCGCGAAGACGTCGACGTCGCCGTCCTCGAGGTCGGCATCGGCGGCCGATACGATGCGACGAGCGTCGTCGATCCGGTTGCGAGCGCGGTTACGAGCGTCACCCTAGAACACACGGGCATTATCGGCGACACCGAAGCCGAGATCGCCCGCGACAAAGCTCACGTCGCTCCCGACGACGCCCCGCTGGTGACGGCCGTCTCGGGTGACCCGCTCGAGGCGATTCGCGAGGTGGCTGGCGAGGTCGTCACGGTCGGCGACGGGACGGGCGACGGTCCGGCACCCGACGTGGCGGTCACCTACGGCGGGCTGGCGAATCACGCGGAGGCCGCCGTTTCGATCGACGCGGCGGAGTGGGGGGTCGACACCCACGTCCCGCTTCCGGGCGACCATCAGGCGACCAATGCAGGTATCGCGGCGGCCCTCGCCCGACAGGTCACAGCCGTCGACGAGGACGACCTCGCCCGCGGCCTCCGGGCGGCTCACTGGCCGGGCCGATTCGAGGTGATGGACACCGATCCGCTCGTCGTCCTCGACGGTGCCCACAATCCGGGGGCCTGCGAGACGCTCGCCGAAACGCTGTCGGCGTACGCCTACGACGACCTCCACGTCGTCTTCGGTGCGATGCACGACAAGGACCACCGGGAGATGGCCACCGCCCTCCCCGACCCGGAGACGGTCGTCGCGACCGAACCATCCCTCGAGCGCGCTGAAGCGCGCTCCGTCCTCGCGACGGTGTTCGAAGACGCGGGCGTCCCGACCGTCGAGTCCGTCGCATCCGTCCAGGACGCACTTTCTATCGCGCTCGAGTACGCTGGAGCCGACGACTGTGTGGTCGTCACCGGTTCGCTGTTCGCCGTCGCCGAGGCCCGCTCGCGGTGGACGCGCGCCGACGTGCCTAAACGAATCAGCAACCTCGAGGACGCCCGCGAGATACTGGCCGCGGCCAACGTCCCGGAACGCGGCGTCGGTCGATTCGACGGCGACGCCGTCCACCGCGTCGTGCGGACGAATCTGCGGGTGAGCCAGGCCGAGGATCTGAAAGACGAACTGCTCCGTCTCGGCGGCGAGTGTGCGATCGCCACCGACCGTAGCGGTGACGAACGGGTCGACGCAGTGCTCATGGGGACCCACTCCCAGTTCGACCGGCTCACGAAGACGCTCGCGGACTGCGCTTATGGCCTCGAGACGGTCGCCACCGAACTCCGACAGACGCTCGACCTCGACGACGCGTCCGAGGACACAACCAGCGACGTTGGACACGCCGGAGACCACGGTGTCGGAGCGGACGACGAGGGGACCGCAAGCGAGTACCCGTGGCACGCCCACACCGCCGTCATGGGTATCCTGAACGTCACGCCCGACTCGTTTCACGACGGGGGCGAGTACGACGCCGTCGAAGACGCCGTCGCCCGTGCCGAGGCGATGGTCGATGCCGGTGCTGACGTGATCGACGTCGGCGGCGAGTCGACGCGACCAGGGGCTGATCCGGTCCCGGTCCAGGCAGAGATCGACCGCGTCGTCCCCGTTATCGAACGGATTACCGACCTCGAGGCGGCGATCTCCGTCGACACACGCAAGGCCGCCGTTGCCGACGCCGCCCTCGAGGCCGGGGCCGATCTCGTCAACGACGTCTCCGGGCTCGAAGACCCCGAGATGCGATTCGTCGTCGCGGACCACGATGCGGGACTGGTCGTGATGCACAGCATCGACGCGCCCGTCGTCCCCGACCGCGAGGTCGACTACGACGACGTCGTCGAGGACGTTATCGACCAGCTCGCCGAGCGCGTCTTACTCGCCGAGAAAGCCGGCATCGACCGCGAGCGAATCGTCATCGATCCGGGGATCGGCTTCGGCAAATCTGCGGGCGAGAGCTTCGAACTCCTGGGTCGAATCGACGAGTTCGCGGCGCTCGACTGTCCCGTACTGGTCGGTCACTCACACAAGTCGATGTTCGCCCACGTCGGCCGCGATGCCGACGAGCGCCTCGAGGCGACCGTCGCGGCGAGTGCGATCGCCGCGGACCGCGGTGCCGACGTGATTCGAGTCCACGACGTCGCCGAGAACGTCGCTGCCGTTCGGACGGCACTCGCCGCCCGCGACCCCGACCGCTTCGAGTGGTAG